The Anas platyrhynchos isolate ZD024472 breed Pekin duck chromosome 3, IASCAAS_PekinDuck_T2T, whole genome shotgun sequence genome includes a window with the following:
- the AFTPH gene encoding aftiphilin isoform X2: protein MEPDIIRMYSSSPPPLDNGADDDDEDEFGEFGGFSGVSTAGVAFADFDTPDYGHPKEEFIPTNHFIPLHDYSDNVASIATFTSVKNVKDCIAELPTPTKELSDMSATSTSKEKSKFRTSGPAFDVSLEDVNKRGEQRESAGKSESFSSDVIRTDAADESQDEQIDACNGEKLPCLEILTNGFAASDPVNPQGTEDLDGISDTKGLKTVSTHSTELSLNSMPSSGEGFADFATFSNKKTIHLEGTGPTICSVLNERDSLSIQENNRINRVTHTAEETCVAEASCEQGSSALEDNEFTIFSTSQTTGSSICTTENGENNGRRKQHDTENGRGFSQPDDFSGSEDIKADEIQSLSSDLAGEDVGDPEDVKNGGSGTEVVACRDAHDDDFGDFGSVSSASPAFLNAQESVNAPALEGTSEQPARISKPNDAFGEFRDTSTVSQLPATLDQAERNQTADTLECNATSNISGVDSQHTVEVENGDDSEFGDFDSVPKPQDESVAFQDSDDFADFSSAGCNQATDWNAFEDEQKDSCSWAAFGEEQAGESHHRKETWQSHRTDASARIDGPVLHKTDSFALASFQGPTSKQSQEPAPSAQTTLLGRLERIFEVCFPSMPVLEIEEEIISLNHLLEAGEKQMTTEETVASTGELMDVWTELQDIHDAYGLRYQWGGSHSNKKLLCSLGIDTRNILFTGNKKQPVIVPMYAAGLGMLEPTKEPLKPISAAEKIASIGQTPPVSPEMNTCTSDQFQESLPPVQFDWSSSGLTNPLDGVDPELYELTTSKLETSNASNRVTDAFARLMSTVEKASTSTRKPKKEEHLSEEAAKVISSLPDLTFMHAKVLMFPATLTPSTSCQEKVD, encoded by the exons ATGGAACCAGACATCATTCGAATGTATTCCTCATCCCCTCCGCCACTAGACAATGGAGCTGATGACGACGATGAAGATGAATTTGGGGAATTTGGAGGCTTTtctggtgtaagcactgctggTGTAGCTTTTGCAGATTTTGATACTCCAGACTACGGTCATCCAAAGGAGGAGTTTATACCCACAAATCATTTTATCCCCCTTCATGATTACTCTGACAATGTAGCTAGCATTGCAACTTTCACAtctgttaaaaatgttaaagaCTGCATTGCAGAGCTTCCTACTCCTACTAAGGAACTTTCTGATATGTCAGCTACTAGTACcagcaaagaaaaatctaaGTTTAGAACTTCAGGTCCCGCTTTTGATGTAAGTTTAGAAGATGTAAACAAAAGAGGGGAGCAAAGAGAGAGCGCTGGGAAATCAGagagtttttcttctgatgtcATTAGAACTGATGCAGCAGATGAAAGCCAGGATGAGCAAATAGATGCTTGTAATGGTGAGAAACTTCCATGTCTAGAGATTCTAACAAACGGATTTGCAGCATCGGACCCTGTAAATCCTCAGGGAACAGAAGATCTAGACGGCATCAGTGACACAAAGGGACTAAAAACTGTTAGCACCCATAGTACTGAGCTAAGTTTGAACTCGATGCCTAGCTCGGGTGAAGGCTTTGCAGATTTTGCTAcgttttcaaacaaaaaaacaatccaTTTAGAGGGAACAGGGCCTACAATATGCAGTGTTCTTAATGAAAGAGACTCTCTGAGCATTCAGGAAAACAACAGAATAAACAGAGTAACTCATACTGCAGAAGAGACTTGCGTTGCAGAAGCTAGCTGTGAACAGGGTTCCTCAGCACTGGAAGATAATGAATTCACAATTTTTAGTACGTCTCAAACAACTGGAAGTTCAATATGCACTACTGAAAACGGAGAAaacaatgggagaagaaaacaacacGACACAGAGAATGGCAGAGGTTTTTCTCAGCCCGATGACTTTTCAGGATCAGAGGACATCAAAGCTGATGAGATCCAAAGCCTAAGCAGTGATCTTGCAGGAGAAGACGTGGGTGATCCTGAAGATGTTAAGAATGGTGGAAGTGGTACTGAAGTTGTAGCTTGCCGTGACGCACATGACGACGACTTTGGTGACTTCGGTTCAGTCAGCAGTGCATCTCCCGCTTTCCTTAATGCTCAAGAATCAGTAAATGCTCCGGCTTTAGAAGGAACTTCTGAGCAGCCTGCACGTATTAGCAAACCTAATGATGCATTTGGTGAATTCAGGGACACAAGTACTGTTTCTCAGCTGCCAGCAACGTTGGATCAAGCTGAACGAAATCAGACTGCTGACACTTTAGAATGTAACGCTACCAGTAACATTTCTGGCGTAGACTCCCAGCATACTGTTGAGGTAGAAAATGGTGATGATAGTGAGTTTGGAGACTTTGATTCAGTGCCAAAACCTCAAGATGAGAGTGTTGCTTTTCAGGACTCCGATGACTTTGCGGACTTCAGTTCAGCAGGTTGTAACCAGGCTACTGATTGGAATGCTTTTGAAGATGAACAAAAAGACAGCTGTTCTTGGGCTGCCTTTGGAGAGGAGCAGGCTGGTGAATCTCATCACAGAAAAGAGACGTGGCAGTCACATAGGACAGATGCATCAGCGAGGATTGATGGCCCAGTATTACACAAGACTGACAGTTTTGCTTTAGCATCTTTCCAAGGACCTACCAGTAAGCAATCTCAAGAGCCAGCACCTTCAGCTCAG ACAACGTTACTAGGTCGTCTGGAACGAATATTTGAAGTCTGTTTTCCTTCCATGCCTGTTCTTGAAATcgaagaagaaataatttccttGAATCATTTGCTGGAAGCAGGTGAAAAGCAGATGACAACTGAGGAGACCGTAGCAAGTACTGG GGAACTGATGGACGTGTGGACGGAGCTGCAGGATATCCACGATGCATATGGACTGCGATACCAGTGGGGTGGCTCCCACAGCAACAAAAAGCTTTTGTGCTCCTTGGGAATCGACACCAGAAATATT CTCTTTACAGGCAACAAGAAACAGCCTGTTATAGTACCCATGTATGCAGCAGGACTG ggTATGTTAGAACCTACCAAGGAACCTCTGAAACCGATAtctgcagcagaaaaaataGCTTCCATAGGACAGACACCTCCTGTATCACCAGAGATGAACACGTGCACATCCGATCAGTTCCAG GAATCTCTACCACCTGTCCAGTTTGACTGGAGTAGCAGTGGCCTTACTAACCCTTTAGATG GTGTGGATCCTGAGTTGTATGAATTGACAACCTCAAAACTGGAAACTTCCAATGCAAGCAACAGAGTGACCGATGCATTTGCAAGACTCATGTCCACAGTGGAGAAGGCAAGCACGTCCACAAG
- the AFTPH gene encoding aftiphilin isoform X1 — MEPDIIRMYSSSPPPLDNGADDDDEDEFGEFGGFSGVSTAGVAFADFDTPDYGHPKEEFIPTNHFIPLHDYSDNVASIATFTSVKNVKDCIAELPTPTKELSDMSATSTSKEKSKFRTSGPAFDVSLEDVNKRGEQRESAGKSESFSSDVIRTDAADESQDEQIDACNGEKLPCLEILTNGFAASDPVNPQGTEDLDGISDTKGLKTVSTHSTELSLNSMPSSGEGFADFATFSNKKTIHLEGTGPTICSVLNERDSLSIQENNRINRVTHTAEETCVAEASCEQGSSALEDNEFTIFSTSQTTGSSICTTENGENNGRRKQHDTENGRGFSQPDDFSGSEDIKADEIQSLSSDLAGEDVGDPEDVKNGGSGTEVVACRDAHDDDFGDFGSVSSASPAFLNAQESVNAPALEGTSEQPARISKPNDAFGEFRDTSTVSQLPATLDQAERNQTADTLECNATSNISGVDSQHTVEVENGDDSEFGDFDSVPKPQDESVAFQDSDDFADFSSAGCNQATDWNAFEDEQKDSCSWAAFGEEQAGESHHRKETWQSHRTDASARIDGPVLHKTDSFALASFQGPTSKQSQEPAPSAQTTLLGRLERIFEVCFPSMPVLEIEEEIISLNHLLEAGEKQMTTEETVASTGELMDVWTELQDIHDAYGLRYQWGGSHSNKKLLCSLGIDTRNILFTGNKKQPVIVPMYAAGLGMLEPTKEPLKPISAAEKIASIGQTPPVSPEMNTCTSDQFQESLPPVQFDWSSSGLTNPLDASGGSTLLNLDFFGPVDDSSSSSTTTIPGVDPELYELTTSKLETSNASNRVTDAFARLMSTVEKASTSTRKPKKEEHLSEEAAKVISSLPDLTFMHAKVLMFPATLTPSTSCQEKVD, encoded by the exons ATGGAACCAGACATCATTCGAATGTATTCCTCATCCCCTCCGCCACTAGACAATGGAGCTGATGACGACGATGAAGATGAATTTGGGGAATTTGGAGGCTTTtctggtgtaagcactgctggTGTAGCTTTTGCAGATTTTGATACTCCAGACTACGGTCATCCAAAGGAGGAGTTTATACCCACAAATCATTTTATCCCCCTTCATGATTACTCTGACAATGTAGCTAGCATTGCAACTTTCACAtctgttaaaaatgttaaagaCTGCATTGCAGAGCTTCCTACTCCTACTAAGGAACTTTCTGATATGTCAGCTACTAGTACcagcaaagaaaaatctaaGTTTAGAACTTCAGGTCCCGCTTTTGATGTAAGTTTAGAAGATGTAAACAAAAGAGGGGAGCAAAGAGAGAGCGCTGGGAAATCAGagagtttttcttctgatgtcATTAGAACTGATGCAGCAGATGAAAGCCAGGATGAGCAAATAGATGCTTGTAATGGTGAGAAACTTCCATGTCTAGAGATTCTAACAAACGGATTTGCAGCATCGGACCCTGTAAATCCTCAGGGAACAGAAGATCTAGACGGCATCAGTGACACAAAGGGACTAAAAACTGTTAGCACCCATAGTACTGAGCTAAGTTTGAACTCGATGCCTAGCTCGGGTGAAGGCTTTGCAGATTTTGCTAcgttttcaaacaaaaaaacaatccaTTTAGAGGGAACAGGGCCTACAATATGCAGTGTTCTTAATGAAAGAGACTCTCTGAGCATTCAGGAAAACAACAGAATAAACAGAGTAACTCATACTGCAGAAGAGACTTGCGTTGCAGAAGCTAGCTGTGAACAGGGTTCCTCAGCACTGGAAGATAATGAATTCACAATTTTTAGTACGTCTCAAACAACTGGAAGTTCAATATGCACTACTGAAAACGGAGAAaacaatgggagaagaaaacaacacGACACAGAGAATGGCAGAGGTTTTTCTCAGCCCGATGACTTTTCAGGATCAGAGGACATCAAAGCTGATGAGATCCAAAGCCTAAGCAGTGATCTTGCAGGAGAAGACGTGGGTGATCCTGAAGATGTTAAGAATGGTGGAAGTGGTACTGAAGTTGTAGCTTGCCGTGACGCACATGACGACGACTTTGGTGACTTCGGTTCAGTCAGCAGTGCATCTCCCGCTTTCCTTAATGCTCAAGAATCAGTAAATGCTCCGGCTTTAGAAGGAACTTCTGAGCAGCCTGCACGTATTAGCAAACCTAATGATGCATTTGGTGAATTCAGGGACACAAGTACTGTTTCTCAGCTGCCAGCAACGTTGGATCAAGCTGAACGAAATCAGACTGCTGACACTTTAGAATGTAACGCTACCAGTAACATTTCTGGCGTAGACTCCCAGCATACTGTTGAGGTAGAAAATGGTGATGATAGTGAGTTTGGAGACTTTGATTCAGTGCCAAAACCTCAAGATGAGAGTGTTGCTTTTCAGGACTCCGATGACTTTGCGGACTTCAGTTCAGCAGGTTGTAACCAGGCTACTGATTGGAATGCTTTTGAAGATGAACAAAAAGACAGCTGTTCTTGGGCTGCCTTTGGAGAGGAGCAGGCTGGTGAATCTCATCACAGAAAAGAGACGTGGCAGTCACATAGGACAGATGCATCAGCGAGGATTGATGGCCCAGTATTACACAAGACTGACAGTTTTGCTTTAGCATCTTTCCAAGGACCTACCAGTAAGCAATCTCAAGAGCCAGCACCTTCAGCTCAG ACAACGTTACTAGGTCGTCTGGAACGAATATTTGAAGTCTGTTTTCCTTCCATGCCTGTTCTTGAAATcgaagaagaaataatttccttGAATCATTTGCTGGAAGCAGGTGAAAAGCAGATGACAACTGAGGAGACCGTAGCAAGTACTGG GGAACTGATGGACGTGTGGACGGAGCTGCAGGATATCCACGATGCATATGGACTGCGATACCAGTGGGGTGGCTCCCACAGCAACAAAAAGCTTTTGTGCTCCTTGGGAATCGACACCAGAAATATT CTCTTTACAGGCAACAAGAAACAGCCTGTTATAGTACCCATGTATGCAGCAGGACTG ggTATGTTAGAACCTACCAAGGAACCTCTGAAACCGATAtctgcagcagaaaaaataGCTTCCATAGGACAGACACCTCCTGTATCACCAGAGATGAACACGTGCACATCCGATCAGTTCCAG GAATCTCTACCACCTGTCCAGTTTGACTGGAGTAGCAGTGGCCTTACTAACCCTTTAGATG CTAGTGGAGGTTCCACTCTTCTGAACCTTGATTTCTTTGGGCCCGTGGATGACAGTAGCTCTAGCAGCACCACCACAATCCCAG GTGTGGATCCTGAGTTGTATGAATTGACAACCTCAAAACTGGAAACTTCCAATGCAAGCAACAGAGTGACCGATGCATTTGCAAGACTCATGTCCACAGTGGAGAAGGCAAGCACGTCCACAAG